In Hirundo rustica isolate bHirRus1 chromosome 4, bHirRus1.pri.v3, whole genome shotgun sequence, a genomic segment contains:
- the MANSC1 gene encoding MANSC domain-containing protein 1 isoform X2, producing MQDSDFNLALPTRPQGDKKCNLIIFYAARASSHPNCYLFYCPSTEACPMKPAMGLVSYRITTDIRGSEDESIKTENFSSNEYSLPSDAGTFLSHSQDIPENHTASVQRSIFHQASQLLNHIGQHLDNMELHTVFPESQRAKQSESLEPISRQEVVTLPPNMPSAVPAGNPAAPFPTAVQAGAPDTSSAPLAPLLTSPAQLEPLTAPLRPGAAKPNTTLPRAAASLPAAATPGVPATGIAVTPVLLSKPANSASTSTTKQVTTNSGSAAAPSGLRTPAMAPEPTVVFSSDASHVTSSFPGFVQPSDSPASSQNDLQGYDPSDSESSLSGSVLRGKSVFQLGEKSSLVAALFFGVIFLLLVIVLTVKKIHESLQKRHYTRLDYLINGMYADV from the exons GAGATAAGAAGTgtaatttgattattttttatgcTGCAAGGGCAAGTTCACATCCAAACTGCTACTTGTTTTACTGTCCTAGCACTGAGGCTTGTCCAATGAAACCTGCAATGGGACTTGTGAGCTACAGGATAACTACAG ACATCCGTGGCTCAGAGGATGAATCCATCAAAACTGAGAACTTCTCTTCAAATGAGTATTCCTTGCCTTCAGATGCTGGAACCTTTCTTTCTCACAGCCAGGATATCCCTGAGAATCACACTGCCAGCGTGCAGCGATCCATCTTTCATCAGGCGTCCCAACTCCTGAACCACATAGGCCAACATTTGGACAACATGGAACTTCATACGGTTTTTCCTGAGTCTCAAAGAGCAAAACAGTCTGAGAGCTTAGAGCCCATCTCAAGGCAGGAGGTAGTTACTCTGCCCCCAAACATGCCTTCTGCTGTTCCAGCTGGAAACCCCGCTGCTCCATTCCCCACCGCTGTTCAGGCAGGCGCTCCTGACACCAGCAGTGCTCCTCTTGCTCCTCTGCTGACAAGTCCTGCCCAGCTGGAGCCTCTTACAGCCCCTCTGCGTCCTGGGGCTGCTAAACCAAACACAaccctccccagggcagctgcctctctgcctgctgcagctaCACCTGGTGTCCCTGCCACCGGCATCGCTGTTACTCCTGTTCTTCTGTCCAAGCCCGCGAATTCTGCTTCTACTTCTACAACCAAGCAGGTGACCACAAATTCCGGATCTGCTGCCGCCCCGTCAGGGCTAAGGACTCCAGCCATGGCTCCTGAGCCAACAGTTGTCTTCTCCAGTGATGCCAGCCATGTGacctcctcttttccaggtttCGTTCAGCCCAGCGATTCCCCCGCATCTTCCCAAAACGACCTTCAGGGTTATGACCCATCTGACTCAGAAAGCTCCCTGTCAGGAAGTGTTCTGAGAGGGAAAAGTGTCtttcagctgggggaaaaaagcagcctTGTAGcagctttgttttttggggtgatATTCTTGTTGCTAGTTATTGTGCTGACAGTGAAGAAAATACACGAATCTCTTCAGAAGAGGCATTACACCAGGCTGGATTACTTGATCAATGGGATGTATGCTGATGTCTGA
- the MANSC1 gene encoding MANSC domain-containing protein 1 isoform X3, which produces MSRGGSRCPLLLLVVTCVTAGPALSQECSSEKVENSIVDIKLSLPRGVRGAEPLRVPSAGACVRACCSGQRLAGDKKCNLIIFYAARASSHPNCYLFYCPSTEACPMKPAMGLVSYRITTDIRGSEDESIKTENFSSNEYSLPSDAGTFLSHSQDIPENHTASVQRSIFHQASQLLNHIGQHLDNMELHTVFPESQRAKQSESLEPISRQEVVTLPPNMPSAVPAGNPAAPFPTAVQAGAPDTSSAPLAPLLTSPAQLEPLTAPLRPGAAKPNTTLPRAAASLPAAATPGVPATGIAVTPVLLSKPANSASTSTTKQVTTNSGSAAAPSGLRTPAMAPEPTVVFSSDASHVTSSFPGFVQPSDSPASSQNDLQGYDPSDSESSLSGSVLRGKSVFQLGEKSSLVAALFFGVIFLLLVIVLTVKKIHESLQKRHYTRLDYLINGMYADV; this is translated from the exons ATGTCCCGCGGGGGCAGCCGCTGCCCGCTTCTCCTGCTGGTGGTCACCTGCGTGACGGCCGGGCCGGCGCTGAGCCAGGAGTGTTCCTCGGAGAAGGTGGAGAATTCCATCGTGGACATAAAGTTGTCCCTGCCCCGCGGCGTCCGCGGCGCGGAGCCGCTGCGCGTCCCCAGCGCGGGTGCGTGTGTCCGCGCCTGCTGCTCGGGGCAGCGGCTCGCAG GAGATAAGAAGTgtaatttgattattttttatgcTGCAAGGGCAAGTTCACATCCAAACTGCTACTTGTTTTACTGTCCTAGCACTGAGGCTTGTCCAATGAAACCTGCAATGGGACTTGTGAGCTACAGGATAACTACAG ACATCCGTGGCTCAGAGGATGAATCCATCAAAACTGAGAACTTCTCTTCAAATGAGTATTCCTTGCCTTCAGATGCTGGAACCTTTCTTTCTCACAGCCAGGATATCCCTGAGAATCACACTGCCAGCGTGCAGCGATCCATCTTTCATCAGGCGTCCCAACTCCTGAACCACATAGGCCAACATTTGGACAACATGGAACTTCATACGGTTTTTCCTGAGTCTCAAAGAGCAAAACAGTCTGAGAGCTTAGAGCCCATCTCAAGGCAGGAGGTAGTTACTCTGCCCCCAAACATGCCTTCTGCTGTTCCAGCTGGAAACCCCGCTGCTCCATTCCCCACCGCTGTTCAGGCAGGCGCTCCTGACACCAGCAGTGCTCCTCTTGCTCCTCTGCTGACAAGTCCTGCCCAGCTGGAGCCTCTTACAGCCCCTCTGCGTCCTGGGGCTGCTAAACCAAACACAaccctccccagggcagctgcctctctgcctgctgcagctaCACCTGGTGTCCCTGCCACCGGCATCGCTGTTACTCCTGTTCTTCTGTCCAAGCCCGCGAATTCTGCTTCTACTTCTACAACCAAGCAGGTGACCACAAATTCCGGATCTGCTGCCGCCCCGTCAGGGCTAAGGACTCCAGCCATGGCTCCTGAGCCAACAGTTGTCTTCTCCAGTGATGCCAGCCATGTGacctcctcttttccaggtttCGTTCAGCCCAGCGATTCCCCCGCATCTTCCCAAAACGACCTTCAGGGTTATGACCCATCTGACTCAGAAAGCTCCCTGTCAGGAAGTGTTCTGAGAGGGAAAAGTGTCtttcagctgggggaaaaaagcagcctTGTAGcagctttgttttttggggtgatATTCTTGTTGCTAGTTATTGTGCTGACAGTGAAGAAAATACACGAATCTCTTCAGAAGAGGCATTACACCAGGCTGGATTACTTGATCAATGGGATGTATGCTGATGTCTGA
- the MANSC1 gene encoding MANSC domain-containing protein 1 isoform X1 — translation MLGLNARPRGVQGNSCITETALVSGDKKCNLIIFYAARASSHPNCYLFYCPSTEACPMKPAMGLVSYRITTDIRGSEDESIKTENFSSNEYSLPSDAGTFLSHSQDIPENHTASVQRSIFHQASQLLNHIGQHLDNMELHTVFPESQRAKQSESLEPISRQEVVTLPPNMPSAVPAGNPAAPFPTAVQAGAPDTSSAPLAPLLTSPAQLEPLTAPLRPGAAKPNTTLPRAAASLPAAATPGVPATGIAVTPVLLSKPANSASTSTTKQVTTNSGSAAAPSGLRTPAMAPEPTVVFSSDASHVTSSFPGFVQPSDSPASSQNDLQGYDPSDSESSLSGSVLRGKSVFQLGEKSSLVAALFFGVIFLLLVIVLTVKKIHESLQKRHYTRLDYLINGMYADV, via the exons ATGTTGGGTCTTAACGCAAGACCCCGCGGTGTGCAGGGAAATAGTTGCATCACAGAAACAGCGTTAGTTTCAG GAGATAAGAAGTgtaatttgattattttttatgcTGCAAGGGCAAGTTCACATCCAAACTGCTACTTGTTTTACTGTCCTAGCACTGAGGCTTGTCCAATGAAACCTGCAATGGGACTTGTGAGCTACAGGATAACTACAG ACATCCGTGGCTCAGAGGATGAATCCATCAAAACTGAGAACTTCTCTTCAAATGAGTATTCCTTGCCTTCAGATGCTGGAACCTTTCTTTCTCACAGCCAGGATATCCCTGAGAATCACACTGCCAGCGTGCAGCGATCCATCTTTCATCAGGCGTCCCAACTCCTGAACCACATAGGCCAACATTTGGACAACATGGAACTTCATACGGTTTTTCCTGAGTCTCAAAGAGCAAAACAGTCTGAGAGCTTAGAGCCCATCTCAAGGCAGGAGGTAGTTACTCTGCCCCCAAACATGCCTTCTGCTGTTCCAGCTGGAAACCCCGCTGCTCCATTCCCCACCGCTGTTCAGGCAGGCGCTCCTGACACCAGCAGTGCTCCTCTTGCTCCTCTGCTGACAAGTCCTGCCCAGCTGGAGCCTCTTACAGCCCCTCTGCGTCCTGGGGCTGCTAAACCAAACACAaccctccccagggcagctgcctctctgcctgctgcagctaCACCTGGTGTCCCTGCCACCGGCATCGCTGTTACTCCTGTTCTTCTGTCCAAGCCCGCGAATTCTGCTTCTACTTCTACAACCAAGCAGGTGACCACAAATTCCGGATCTGCTGCCGCCCCGTCAGGGCTAAGGACTCCAGCCATGGCTCCTGAGCCAACAGTTGTCTTCTCCAGTGATGCCAGCCATGTGacctcctcttttccaggtttCGTTCAGCCCAGCGATTCCCCCGCATCTTCCCAAAACGACCTTCAGGGTTATGACCCATCTGACTCAGAAAGCTCCCTGTCAGGAAGTGTTCTGAGAGGGAAAAGTGTCtttcagctgggggaaaaaagcagcctTGTAGcagctttgttttttggggtgatATTCTTGTTGCTAGTTATTGTGCTGACAGTGAAGAAAATACACGAATCTCTTCAGAAGAGGCATTACACCAGGCTGGATTACTTGATCAATGGGATGTATGCTGATGTCTGA